A stretch of Rhododendron vialii isolate Sample 1 chromosome 4a, ASM3025357v1 DNA encodes these proteins:
- the LOC131323135 gene encoding uncharacterized protein LOC131323135: MPLHLEETKKARAEVYYGEEICREKTVSLLTEMGLPNWLLPSFEGIKEFGYVNDTGFVWLKQKQKREHKIDEVEGKIVIYDAEITGYVEPKRIKKLTGVKAKELFIWITLSEIRVVDDDSRPSTGTITFKTPSGLSRSFAISADDEPIQTKPNQTEPLSLN; encoded by the coding sequence atgcctcTACATTTAGAGGAGACGAAGAAGGCAAGAGCAGAGGTTTATTATGGTGAAGAAATCTGCCGTGAAAAAACAGTTTCATTGCTGACAGAAATGGGGTTGCCAAATTGGCTCTTGCCCTCCTTTGAGGGGATAAAGGAGTTCGGGTACGTGAATGACACAGGATTTGTTTGGctcaaacaaaagcaaaagagagAGCACAAGATTGACGAGGTTGAAGGCAAGATTGTAATCTATGACGCAGAAATCACAGGATATGTGGAGCCCAAGAGGATCAAGAAACTAACCGGTGTCAAGGCCAAGGAGCTTTTCATTTGGATAACCCTCAGCGAAATCCGTGTGGTGGACGACGATAGCCGGCCTTCTACGGGCACGATCACCTTCAAGACTCCTAGCGGGCTTTCAAGGTCTTTTGCCATTTCCGCAGATGATGAACCTatccaaaccaagccaaaccaaactgagcctctAAGTCTCAATTAG